TGCATCTCGACCATCCGGGCGCCGTCGCCGCCGGTGAAGAGGTTCCACTGGCGGAGCGGGGTGCGGCCGCCGGCCGCGGCGGGAGCGCCGCAGCCGGCCAGTCCCAGCCCCGCGGTCGCGAGGGAGCCGGCCAGGAAGGAGCGCCGTCCGATTCGGGGCTCCTGGGATGGGGTCCTTGCTCCGTTCGTGCGCATGGCATCTCCTCTGCCTGCTGATGCGCTGATGTGCGGCCGTCCCCCGAGGCCGCGTTCCTGGGGATGTGCGCGGGGCACATCGCTGATGCGGGTGCGTGCGGCCGACGCGGGCCCTGTTCTGCTCCCCTGGCCCGCGCCGGACCGGTCATACCTGGTGGAACTCGATGCCGGCCAGCTCGCAGAAGACCTTCCAGTCGGCCGCGGCGTGACCGAGGTTCATGACCATGTGGTGGGTACCGCCGGCGCGCAGCCAGGCGTCCATGCACCCCCGGACCCCGCTGGCCGGCCTGAACTGGCCGTAGGGCATCTCCAGGACGGGCAGCTCCTGGGAGTCCAGGACCTCGCCTTCGGCGACGACCAGGCGGAAGTCCGTGCCGCCGAGGTAGACCAGGGAGGCCAGGGTCGCCGGACCGGGCTGGATGCGGAACAGCAGGGTGGGCGGGTCGTCGAGCCTGCCGATGCCCAGCGGGCGCTTGATCAGCCGGACCGGCTCGTCGGCGCGCGCGACCTTCCAGTTGCCCTCCCCCATGTGGCTCATGAGGATGGAGTCGCTGGGGAAGTCCATCGCGTACATCTCGGTGAAGTGGCCGTCGCCGGCGAGCCGGTGGCCCGCGTAGACGATGGAGGCGGCCAGCACGTCGCCCTCGCCCGCGAAGCCGTAGCCCTTGGCCATGAGGCTGGAGGCCGAGGCCATGGGCAGCCGGGCGAACCGGCCGTCCTCGGCGATGGCGTCGAAGTGGGTGGAGTAGGCGCCGATCCCGCGTTCGGTGAGGATCTGCTCGATCGCCAACTGCATGCGCGCGTGGTCGTCGCGCTCCTCCTTGGACAGCCGGGCGTCGACCTCGAACCGCTCGTCCTCCCGGGCCATCAGGTCCTCGACCGCCGTCGTGTCGAGGGAGTCCATCGCCCGGTGCAGGTCGCCGGGGGCGATGGCGCTGACCTCGGGGCCGAGCTTGCGCAGCAATGCGGACTCGTCGACGCGGGCGTCGCCCATGCCGTTCATGGCGTAGCCGAACACGCCCACCTTCAGCGTCTTCCACGCCGTCACCGCGCGCGCGGCCCTGGCCCAGCGGTCGATCCGCTCGGTGAAGGCGTCGCTCTGCCAGTCCTCGGTGACCACGTCGAAGGGCAGCCCGGCGCGCACCATGGCGTTGGCGGTGTCCTGCGCGCCGTGGATGCCCTGGTTGTAGGTCATGTCGTCCATGTCCCACGCCGGGGTGACCGCGGGATCGGGCTGGATGTTGGCCAGGCAGACCGGCAGCCGCATCCGGTCGAAGATCCGGGTGACCCGCAGCGACGGCGCGTAGGTGAGCATGACCACGAGGACGCCGTCGAGGTCGTCGTTTTCGAAGCCGCGCACCGCGCGCTCGGCGTCGGCGCGGCTCTTGACGGGTTCGCCGATCACGCAGTCGGCGACGTCGCCGAGCCGGTCGGCGACGCGCCTGGCGTATCCGGCCTGGCGTTCGGTGATGCCGGGGATCATGTGGTCGTAGAGCTCCTGCATGATCCCCAGGACCCCGATCCGGGGCAGACGGTCGGTCACGAGTGCCCACCTTCCTTCGCGTCGCGGGCGGCCTGCTGGCCGTAGACGTTCTGATAGCGGTCGTAGAGCGCGTCGACGTGCTCGCGCGCCAGTGGTTCGACGGGGCCGTGGACGCGCGCCAGGTGGACGGTGCGCGCGACGTCCTCGCACATCACCGCGGCCTTCACGGCGGACTTGGCGCTGGCGCCGATGGTGAAGACCCCGTGGCTGCGCATGAGCACCGCCGGGGAGCGGTGGCCGGAGAGCGTGGCGACGATGCCCTTGCCGATGTCGTCACCGCCGATCAGGGCGAACGGCCCGACCGGGATGTCCGCGCCGAACTCGTCGGCCATGGCGGTGATGGCGCAGGGGATCGCCTCGCCCCGGGCGGCCCACGCCGTGGCGTAGGGGCTGTGGGTGTGCACGACGCCGTTCACGTGCGGCATGGCGCGGTAGACGTAGGCGTGGGCGTCGGTGTCGCTGGAGGGGGCGTGCACACCGTCGACCACGGTGCCGTCGAGGTCGGTCACGACCATCGACTCCGGCGTGAGGTCCTCGTAGAGCACGCCGCTGGGCTTGATCACGAGCAGGTCGGCGCCGGGGACCCGGGCGGAGATGTTGCCGCTGGTCCAGGTCACCAGGCCCCATCGAACGAGCTCGGCGTGCAGGGCGCAGACCTCGCGCCGGATCCCTTCGACGGTTTCGGGGAGCACGGTCATCGGCTCCTTCCAGGAGGTTGGGGTCGGTGGCGGGTCGGGGACGGCCTCATGAGGCGGCCGCCTCGTTGCGGATGCGGCGCAGCCGGTGCAGCGCGTCGCTGCCGCCGCGGCCGAAGTGGTCGTGCAGATCGGTGTAGATCGCGTACAGCTCGTCGTAGGCGTCGGCCCTGGTCGGGTCGGGGCGGAACGCGCCGCGCCGGACCTCGCCCATGGCGCGCGACGCCGCGTGGATGTCGGGGTGGGCCCCGGCGGCGACGGCGGCGTGGATCGCGGCCCCCACCGCAGGGCCCTGGTCGGAGCCGATGGCGTTGAGGGGTCGGCGCAGCACATCGGCGTAGATCTGCATGACGAACGGGTTGCGCACCAGGCCCCCCGCGACGGTGAAGTCGGTCACCGGCACGCCGGAGTCCTCGAAGGCCGCCACGATGGTCCGGGTGCCGAACGCGGTGGCCTCGACCAGCGCGCGGTAGACCTCCTCCGGCCGGGTGGCCAGGGTCATTCCGGCGATCACCCCGGACAGGTCGTGGTCGACCAGCACCGAGCGGTTGCCGCTGTGCCAGTCCAGCGCGACCAGCCCGTGCCCGCCGACGGGCTCCTCGGCGGCCTTGGCCGACAGCAGCTCGTGCACCGAGACGCCGCGCTCGGCGGCCTCATCGGCGTACCCGGCCGGGGTGTGGGTGTCGGCGAACCAGCCGAAGATGTCGCCGACGCCGCTCTGCCCGGCCTCATAGCCCCACAGTCCCGGCACGATGCCGTCGCGCACCACGCCGCACATGCCCGGCACGTCGGCCAGGACGTCGGAGTTCATGACGTGGCAGGTGCTGGTGCCCATGACGGCGAGCATCTGCCCCGGGGCGACGGTCTGCGCCGCGGCCGCGGTGACGTGGGCGTCGACGTTGCCGACCGCCACGGCGGTCCCCTCGGGCAGGCCCGTCCAGGCCGCGGCCTCGGCCGTGAGGCCGCCGGCCCGCCCGCCGAGCTGCGACAGCGGGTGGGCCAGCTTGTCGGCCACGAAGTCGGCGAACCGCGGGTCCAGCGCGGCGAGGTAGTCCCGGGACGGCCACGCGCCGTCCTGGTGGATGCCCTTGTAGCCGGCGGTGCAGACGTTGCGGGTCTCGCTTCCGCACAGCTGCCAGACGATCCAGTCGGCCGCCTCGATCCAGCGGTCGGCGCGGTCGTAGAGCTCGGGGTCCTCGCGCAGCACCTGCAGCGCCTTGGCGAACTGCCATTCGGAGGAGATCCGGCCGCCGTAGCGGGCCAGCCACGGCTCGCCGCGCTCCCGCGCCACGGCGTTGACCAGGTCGGCCTCCGGCTGGGCCGCGTGGTGCTTCCACAGCTTCGGGTAGGCGTGCGGGCGCCCGGCCAGGCCGGGGAGCTCGCACAGCGGGGTGCCGCCGACGGTGGCCGGCAGGACGGTGCAGGCGGTGAAGTCGATGCCGACGCCGATGACCCGCGCGGGGTCGATCCCGCCGGCGGCCAGCGCCTTCGGCACGGCCCGGCGCAGGACCTCGCGGTAGTCCTCGGGCGACTGCAGGGCGGTGTCCGGGGGCAGCCGCTCCGCCGATCCGGGCAGCCGTTCCGAGATCACACCGTGCTCGTAGTGGTGGACGGCGGTGCCGAGCTCGGCGCCGTCGCTCACCCGGACGGCGACGGCCCGGCCGGAGAGGGTGCCGAAGTCGATCCCGACCACGACGGACGAGGGATTGTTAGCGCTAACATTTTCGGGCACGGGAGCTCCTGTTCGTGGTCGCAGGGGTCACGGGTTCGGGGCCGCGGCGCTGCTCATGCGCGGGATCAGCCGGGCGGGGACGACGTGCCGGGTCGGAGCGGCGCCCTCGCCGTTCTCCAGGAGTTCGAGGAGCACCCGGATGCTGCGCCGCCCGACCTCGCCGAAGTCCTGCCAGACCGTGGTCAGCGGCGGAGTGAGGAACTCGGCCTCGGGCACGTCGTCGAAGCCGACGACGCTGACGTCCTCGGGCACCCGCACCCCGGACTCGTTGAACGCCCGCAGCACGCCGACCGCCATCTGGTCGTTGGCCACGAAGACCGCGGACACGGCGCGGTCGCGGGCGAGCCGCAGCCCGATGCCGTATCCCGACCTCGGGCTCCAGTCGCCGTAGACCGGCTCCGGCGCCGGGACCCCGGCCTCCTGGAGCACCTGGCGCCAGCCCTGGACGCGCCCCTCCGCCTCCAGCCACTCCGGGGGGCCCGCGATGTGGTGCACCGTGGGGTGGCCCAGGCGCAGAAGGTGCTCGGTGGCCATGCGGGCGCCGCCGACCTGGTCGACGCAGACGACGGGGACGCCCGGTCCCCGGCCGCCCTCGACCGCCACCAGCGGGCGGTGACCGACGAGGTCGGCGAGCGCCTGCACCGCGGCGCGCTGCGGCGCGATGACGATGAAGCCCTCCACCGACTGCTCGGTGAGGTAGTCCAGCGCCTCGCGTACGCTCCGGCGCGTGATGGTCTTCAGGCTGACGATGCTGACGAAGTAGCCGGCCTCGCGCGCCGCCTGCTCGATGCCGAACAGCGTGCTGGCCGGGCCGTACAGGGTCGTGTCGAACGCGATGACGCCGAGGACGTTGGTGCGGCGGGTGACCAGCGCCCGCGCCGAGGAGTTGCGGTGGTAGCCCAACTCCTCGATCGCGGCCTGGACCCGCGCCTGCGTCTCGGTCCGGACGTTGGGATGGCCGTTCAGCACGCGGGAGACGGTCTGGTGG
This sequence is a window from Spinactinospora alkalitolerans. Protein-coding genes within it:
- a CDS encoding L-fucose/L-arabinose isomerase family protein; translated protein: MQELYDHMIPGITERQAGYARRVADRLGDVADCVIGEPVKSRADAERAVRGFENDDLDGVLVVMLTYAPSLRVTRIFDRMRLPVCLANIQPDPAVTPAWDMDDMTYNQGIHGAQDTANAMVRAGLPFDVVTEDWQSDAFTERIDRWARAARAVTAWKTLKVGVFGYAMNGMGDARVDESALLRKLGPEVSAIAPGDLHRAMDSLDTTAVEDLMAREDERFEVDARLSKEERDDHARMQLAIEQILTERGIGAYSTHFDAIAEDGRFARLPMASASSLMAKGYGFAGEGDVLAASIVYAGHRLAGDGHFTEMYAMDFPSDSILMSHMGEGNWKVARADEPVRLIKRPLGIGRLDDPPTLLFRIQPGPATLASLVYLGGTDFRLVVAEGEVLDSQELPVLEMPYGQFRPASGVRGCMDAWLRAGGTHHMVMNLGHAAADWKVFCELAGIEFHQV
- a CDS encoding L-ribulose-5-phosphate 4-epimerase; the protein is MTVLPETVEGIRREVCALHAELVRWGLVTWTSGNISARVPGADLLVIKPSGVLYEDLTPESMVVTDLDGTVVDGVHAPSSDTDAHAYVYRAMPHVNGVVHTHSPYATAWAARGEAIPCAITAMADEFGADIPVGPFALIGGDDIGKGIVATLSGHRSPAVLMRSHGVFTIGASAKSAVKAAVMCEDVARTVHLARVHGPVEPLAREHVDALYDRYQNVYGQQAARDAKEGGHS
- the araB gene encoding ribulokinase, whose product is MPENVSANNPSSVVVGIDFGTLSGRAVAVRVSDGAELGTAVHHYEHGVISERLPGSAERLPPDTALQSPEDYREVLRRAVPKALAAGGIDPARVIGVGIDFTACTVLPATVGGTPLCELPGLAGRPHAYPKLWKHHAAQPEADLVNAVARERGEPWLARYGGRISSEWQFAKALQVLREDPELYDRADRWIEAADWIVWQLCGSETRNVCTAGYKGIHQDGAWPSRDYLAALDPRFADFVADKLAHPLSQLGGRAGGLTAEAAAWTGLPEGTAVAVGNVDAHVTAAAAQTVAPGQMLAVMGTSTCHVMNSDVLADVPGMCGVVRDGIVPGLWGYEAGQSGVGDIFGWFADTHTPAGYADEAAERGVSVHELLSAKAAEEPVGGHGLVALDWHSGNRSVLVDHDLSGVIAGMTLATRPEEVYRALVEATAFGTRTIVAAFEDSGVPVTDFTVAGGLVRNPFVMQIYADVLRRPLNAIGSDQGPAVGAAIHAAVAAGAHPDIHAASRAMGEVRRGAFRPDPTRADAYDELYAIYTDLHDHFGRGGSDALHRLRRIRNEAAAS
- a CDS encoding LacI family DNA-binding transcriptional regulator — translated: MPSPNGRSPVMADVARLAGVSHQTVSRVLNGHPNVRTETQARVQAAIEELGYHRNSSARALVTRRTNVLGVIAFDTTLYGPASTLFGIEQAAREAGYFVSIVSLKTITRRSVREALDYLTEQSVEGFIVIAPQRAAVQALADLVGHRPLVAVEGGRGPGVPVVCVDQVGGARMATEHLLRLGHPTVHHIAGPPEWLEAEGRVQGWRQVLQEAGVPAPEPVYGDWSPRSGYGIGLRLARDRAVSAVFVANDQMAVGVLRAFNESGVRVPEDVSVVGFDDVPEAEFLTPPLTTVWQDFGEVGRRSIRVLLELLENGEGAAPTRHVVPARLIPRMSSAAAPNP